The Bos indicus x Bos taurus breed Angus x Brahman F1 hybrid chromosome 13, Bos_hybrid_MaternalHap_v2.0, whole genome shotgun sequence genome includes a region encoding these proteins:
- the NUDT5 gene encoding ADP-sugar pyrophosphatase isoform X5 encodes MGGYCLEFPAGLIDDNESPEAAALRELEEETGYKGDVAECSPAVCMDPGLSNCTAHIVTVTINGDDAENVRPKPKPGDGEFVEVISLPKNDLLNRLEALIAEEHLMVDARVYSYALALKHANTKPFEVPFLKF; translated from the exons GTCTCATCGATGACAACGAAAGCCCGGAAGCAGCTGCTCTTCGAGAGCTCGAGGAGGAAACCGGCTACAAGGGCGACGTTGCTGAATGCTCTCCAG CTGTATGCATGGATCCAGGCTTGTCAAACTGTACCGCACACATCGTGACCGTCACTATCAATGGAGATGACGCTGAAAATGTAAGGCCTAAGCCAAAGCCAG GGGATGGAG AATTTGTGGAAGTAATTTCCTTACCAAAGAATGACCTGCTGAATAGACTTGAGG CCCTGATAGCTGAAGAACATCTGATGGTGGACGCCAGAGTCTATTCCTACGCTCTGGCATTGAAACACGCAAACACGAAGCCGTTTGAGGTGCCCTTCCTGAAGTTTTAA
- the NUDT5 gene encoding ADP-sugar pyrophosphatase isoform X4 codes for MGGYCLEFPAGLIDDNESPEAAALRELEEETGYKGDVAECSPAVCMDPGLSNCTAHIVTVTINGDDAENVRPKPKPGDGEFVEVISLPKNDLLNRLEASPPRGTRVSLTVERTRESSSLGGLERQNPAVSHPRGDGWICELKSFTVFTLKSSPGFCALLSSFSCSNFSLFLSHAGDIILLLHPAFFH; via the exons GTCTCATCGATGACAACGAAAGCCCGGAAGCAGCTGCTCTTCGAGAGCTCGAGGAGGAAACCGGCTACAAGGGCGACGTTGCTGAATGCTCTCCAG CTGTATGCATGGATCCAGGCTTGTCAAACTGTACCGCACACATCGTGACCGTCACTATCAATGGAGATGACGCTGAAAATGTAAGGCCTAAGCCAAAGCCAG GGGATGGAG AATTTGTGGAAGTAATTTCCTTACCAAAGAATGACCTGCTGAATAGACTTGAGG CTTCACCTCCACGTGGAACACGTGTGTCCCTGACAGTGGAGAGAACGCGTGAGTCATCATCGCTGGGTGGTTTAGAGCGGCAGAACCCTGCAGTGAGCCATCCACGAGGTGATGGATGGATCTGTGAACTTAAAAGCTTCACTGTTTTCACATTAAAATCATCACCTGGCTTTTGTgctcttctgtcttctttttcttgttccaACTTTTCCTTGTTCTTGTCTCATGCTGGAGACATAATCCTGCTCTTACATCCTGCATTCTTCCACTAG